Proteins co-encoded in one Acidimicrobiales bacterium genomic window:
- a CDS encoding WhiB family transcriptional regulator → MAVQSIEVQWQLKAACRGPQAAVFFPPPSPERRDEKRYRERNAKAICETCSVRNDCLSYALTIREQHGIWGGLSESERRELLTV, encoded by the coding sequence ATGGCAGTACAGAGCATCGAGGTTCAGTGGCAGTTGAAGGCGGCGTGCCGCGGACCTCAGGCGGCGGTTTTCTTTCCGCCCCCCAGCCCCGAGCGACGAGACGAGAAGCGCTACCGCGAACGCAACGCGAAGGCCATCTGCGAGACCTGCTCGGTGCGCAACGACTGCCTCTCCTACGCGCTCACCATCCGTGAGCAGCACGGTATCTGGGGCGGTCTCAGCGAGAGTGAGCGCCGCGAGCTGTTGACTGTTTGA
- a CDS encoding NfeD family protein — protein MRRRITLALTMIGMAFGILALAPAANAQDVPAQETDDPAPGSAVFDIVQVSGFIDVIVADFIEQSITEAEEADSGGVILQVNSSATVVDDARLIELARRIHESTVPIYGWVGPSGATAEGGIAQLMAVTDEMGIASFAKFGNTGQLVVGEFLDDDVAELLVGLENTTIDDLEAIDLGLIDHESPTLALFALGPQVGDELPGFDSVVDTTSGEEAVREIASPVRLRKLSLFKGWMHSVASPAMAYLLFLIGAALLIFEFYTAGIGIAGVVGAVCFILGCYGLDVLPVRTWALALLVIAMLGYAVDVQTGVPRAWSAIATLCLVVGSLFLYDGFSISWITLLVGIIGVGLSMMNGMPAMVRTRFGTPTIGREWMIGMMGEAVTEVKKDGIVMIDGAPWRAMVNRTTPILAGDPVRVVAIEGLWLEIEPEEGGARDYREMRPGDVDSPT, from the coding sequence GTGCGCCGCCGCATCACGCTAGCGCTCACGATGATCGGCATGGCGTTCGGCATCCTCGCCTTGGCGCCGGCCGCCAACGCCCAGGATGTACCGGCCCAGGAAACGGACGACCCCGCGCCCGGGTCGGCGGTGTTCGACATCGTGCAGGTCTCCGGCTTCATCGATGTGATCGTGGCCGACTTCATCGAGCAGTCGATCACCGAGGCCGAGGAAGCCGATTCGGGTGGCGTCATCCTCCAGGTCAACAGCTCGGCCACCGTCGTCGACGACGCCCGGCTGATCGAGCTGGCCCGCCGCATCCACGAATCCACCGTGCCGATCTACGGTTGGGTCGGCCCCAGCGGTGCCACCGCCGAGGGCGGCATCGCGCAGCTCATGGCCGTCACCGACGAGATGGGCATCGCGTCGTTCGCGAAGTTCGGCAACACCGGTCAGCTGGTCGTCGGCGAGTTTCTCGACGACGACGTGGCCGAGCTGCTCGTCGGTCTCGAGAACACCACGATCGACGACCTGGAGGCCATCGACCTCGGCCTGATCGACCACGAATCGCCCACGCTCGCCCTGTTCGCGTTGGGTCCGCAGGTCGGCGACGAGCTCCCGGGCTTCGACAGCGTGGTCGACACGACCAGCGGCGAAGAAGCCGTGCGCGAGATCGCGTCGCCGGTGCGGCTTCGCAAGCTGTCGCTCTTCAAGGGCTGGATGCACAGCGTGGCCAGCCCGGCGATGGCCTACCTCTTGTTCCTCATCGGGGCCGCCCTGCTGATCTTCGAGTTCTACACCGCGGGCATCGGCATCGCCGGTGTGGTCGGTGCCGTGTGTTTCATCCTCGGCTGCTACGGCCTCGATGTGCTGCCCGTACGCACGTGGGCCCTCGCCCTGCTGGTCATCGCGATGCTCGGCTACGCGGTCGACGTCCAGACGGGGGTGCCCCGGGCGTGGTCGGCGATCGCCACGTTGTGTCTCGTCGTGGGATCGCTGTTCCTCTACGACGGGTTTTCCATCTCGTGGATCACGCTGCTCGTCGGCATCATCGGGGTCGGTCTGTCGATGATGAACGGGATGCCGGCCATGGTGCGCACTCGTTTCGGTACGCCGACGATCGGTCGTGAGTGGATGATCGGGATGATGGGTGAGGCCGTCACCGAGGTGAAGAAGGACGGCATCGTGATGATCGACGGCGCTCCCTGGCGGGCGATGGTCAATCGCACGACGCCGATCCTGGCCGGCGACCCCGTGCGCGTCGTGGCGATCGAGGGCCTGTGGCTCGAGATCGAGCCCGAGGAAGGTGGCGCCCGCGACTATCGCGAGATGCGCCCCGGCGACGTCGATTCCCCGACCTGA
- a CDS encoding ArsA-related P-loop ATPase — MDPGQFFASSRVLIVAGKGGVGKTTASATLALAAARTGLSVLLVEVAGRSATAPMFGADAPGYEESTVYDEAAAGSVRARSITPDDALVEWLKKHGFARIAKRMAKSGLLEIVATATPGIKDLLVLGRIKALEAEGVADLIIVDAPAAGHAIQFLQAPVGVREAARTGVLNRQAVEVLEMLDDPSRCRAVLVSIPEETPINELVDTAFAVEDEVGLALGPVVINGILPTIAGLGDVDGFSDLADTEVADVRLAADLRRDRLSLQAEQLERLETQLPLAQIRLPQLFTTEIGPAQLHELADAALASIEALEEWA; from the coding sequence ATGGATCCCGGTCAGTTCTTCGCATCGTCGCGGGTCCTCATCGTGGCAGGGAAGGGCGGAGTCGGGAAGACCACAGCCTCGGCCACCCTGGCCTTGGCCGCAGCGCGCACCGGCCTCTCGGTCCTCCTGGTGGAGGTGGCCGGTCGGTCGGCGACGGCACCCATGTTCGGTGCCGACGCACCAGGCTACGAGGAGTCGACCGTCTATGACGAGGCGGCCGCCGGCTCGGTCCGTGCCCGGTCCATCACGCCCGACGATGCGCTGGTCGAATGGCTGAAGAAACACGGCTTCGCCCGTATCGCCAAACGCATGGCCAAGAGCGGCCTGCTCGAGATCGTGGCGACGGCCACGCCCGGCATCAAGGACCTGCTGGTCCTGGGCCGGATCAAGGCGCTCGAGGCCGAGGGCGTCGCCGACCTGATCATCGTCGACGCCCCCGCCGCCGGCCACGCCATCCAGTTCCTGCAGGCCCCGGTGGGGGTCCGCGAAGCGGCCCGTACCGGCGTGCTCAACCGTCAGGCCGTGGAGGTGCTCGAGATGCTCGACGACCCGAGTCGGTGCCGGGCGGTGCTCGTGAGCATCCCCGAGGAGACGCCGATCAACGAACTGGTCGACACGGCGTTCGCGGTCGAGGACGAGGTCGGCCTGGCGCTCGGACCGGTCGTGATCAACGGCATCCTGCCGACGATCGCCGGGCTCGGCGATGTCGACGGTTTCAGCGATCTCGCCGACACCGAGGTCGCCGACGTGCGGCTCGCGGCCGACCTTCGTCGTGATCGGTTGTCGTTGCAGGCCGAACAGCTCGAACGGCTCGAAACCCAGCTCCCGCTCGCCCAGATACGGCTACCCCAGCTCTTCACCACCGAGATCGGTCCGGCCCAGCTCCACGAGTTGGCCGACGCAGCCCTCGCCTCGATCGAGGCGCTCGAGGAGTGGGCATGA
- a CDS encoding ArsA-related P-loop ATPase, with product MTYRELAAECEVIVCCGTGGVGKTTTAAATAMAAASMGRRAAVVTIDPAKRLADALGIGELGNDPTVIEGPWSGTLAALMLDTKATFDDVVRRHAGNDEQADTILANRFYRNISTSLSGTQDYMAVEKLAELHSSGDWDLVVVDTPPTRDALAFLEAPKLLTRLLDNAIYKLLISPSQGVLRAVNRAAGAVVRQLSRVVGAEVVDDAIEFFQAFQGMEDGFRERADATLALLGADSTAFVLVASPRADTIVEAKYFLDRLGKADLDAAAIIVNRVLPALTVDLARAEAIKEAHPSGPAQALVDHAAAAAGDDDRIADLLSAAPDATVARVPLLPSDVHDVDTLRHIAEILTQA from the coding sequence ATGACCTATCGCGAGCTCGCGGCCGAGTGTGAGGTCATCGTCTGTTGCGGCACCGGCGGCGTCGGCAAGACCACCACCGCGGCGGCCACGGCGATGGCGGCGGCCTCGATGGGACGCCGCGCCGCGGTGGTCACGATCGACCCGGCCAAACGCCTCGCCGACGCGCTCGGCATCGGGGAGCTGGGCAACGACCCCACCGTGATCGAAGGACCGTGGTCGGGCACGCTGGCCGCGCTCATGCTCGACACCAAAGCCACGTTCGACGACGTCGTCCGTCGACACGCCGGCAACGACGAGCAGGCCGACACGATCCTGGCCAACCGCTTCTATCGCAACATCTCCACGAGCCTCTCGGGCACGCAGGACTACATGGCCGTCGAGAAGCTGGCCGAGCTGCATTCGTCGGGCGATTGGGACCTGGTCGTCGTCGACACGCCGCCGACGCGGGACGCTCTCGCCTTCCTGGAAGCCCCGAAGCTGCTCACCCGGCTGCTCGACAACGCCATCTACAAGCTGCTGATCTCACCGAGCCAGGGCGTACTGCGGGCCGTCAACCGCGCCGCCGGCGCCGTCGTCCGACAGCTCTCGCGGGTCGTGGGGGCCGAGGTGGTCGACGACGCCATCGAGTTCTTCCAGGCCTTCCAGGGCATGGAGGACGGGTTCCGCGAACGGGCCGACGCCACCCTTGCGCTGCTGGGAGCGGACTCGACCGCGTTCGTGCTCGTCGCCTCGCCGCGAGCTGACACCATCGTCGAGGCGAAGTACTTCCTCGACCGACTCGGCAAGGCCGATCTCGACGCCGCCGCGATCATCGTCAACCGGGTGCTCCCGGCGCTCACCGTGGATCTCGCTCGGGCCGAGGCCATCAAGGAGGCCCACCCGAGCGGTCCGGCGCAGGCGCTGGTCGACCACGCGGCCGCAGCCGCAGGCGACGACGACCGCATCGCCGACCTGCTGTCCGCTGCGCCCGACGCAACGGTGGCCCGCGTGCCGTTGTTGCCGAGCGACGTCCACGACGTCGACACGCTGCGCCACATCGCCGAGATCCTCACGCAGGCGTGA
- a CDS encoding STAS domain-containing protein, whose protein sequence is MLEINANRSDDGTQVDLCPAGELDAYSVAQFREAFAELADEPRVIVNLSGVQFMDSAGLGALIGGIRRIRESEGRVVIFSDREAITKLLHTTGFDRIVPVKDDYKGAIAALDEDPDA, encoded by the coding sequence GTGCTGGAGATCAACGCCAACCGATCCGACGACGGAACCCAGGTCGATCTGTGCCCTGCCGGCGAACTGGATGCCTATTCCGTCGCCCAGTTCCGCGAGGCGTTCGCCGAACTCGCCGACGAACCGCGGGTGATCGTCAACCTCTCCGGCGTGCAGTTCATGGACTCCGCCGGCCTCGGTGCACTCATCGGCGGCATCCGTCGTATTCGCGAGTCCGAGGGCCGGGTCGTGATCTTCAGTGATCGCGAAGCCATCACCAAGCTGCTCCACACCACCGGCTTCGATCGCATCGTGCCGGTCAAGGACGACTACAAGGGCGCCATCGCCGCCCTCGACGAAGACCCCGACGCCTGA
- a CDS encoding cation:proton antiporter — MILAAGSTETATAFLEVGALVFGLGLLSRVASRLGVTAVPLYLIAGLAFGDGGLAQVSVSTEFVALAAEIGVLLLLFSLGLEYSDEELRNGLRTGVPPGLVDMVLNAGAGFAVGMILGWEPLAALLLGGVTWVSSSGVISKVLDDLGRLGNRETPVVLNLLVIEDLAMAVYLPVVAALIVGGTVTETLISVGVALAVVALILLVALKYGEPLSRRLGDGSNEAVLLAIFGLVLLVAGAAQLFDVSGAIGAFLVGLAISGRAEERALELLAPLRDLFAATFFVFFSFQIDPADLMDVAGWAALLAVVSALTKTATGWYAARRRDVGPKGRLRAGTVLIARGEFSIVIAALGVDLAEGPQLGALAAGYVLITAVLGPLAARFSDQIHDRISREKPSPAGAA; from the coding sequence ATGATCCTCGCCGCCGGTTCCACGGAAACGGCGACCGCGTTCCTCGAAGTCGGCGCGCTCGTGTTCGGCCTCGGCCTGCTGTCGCGGGTCGCCAGCCGTCTCGGCGTCACCGCGGTGCCGCTCTACCTGATCGCCGGACTGGCATTCGGCGACGGCGGTCTCGCCCAGGTCAGCGTGAGCACCGAGTTCGTGGCCCTCGCCGCGGAGATCGGCGTGCTGTTGCTGCTGTTCTCGCTCGGTCTCGAGTACAGCGACGAGGAACTCCGCAACGGTCTGCGTACTGGCGTGCCCCCGGGCCTGGTCGACATGGTTCTCAACGCGGGCGCCGGATTCGCCGTCGGCATGATCCTCGGCTGGGAACCGCTCGCCGCCCTGCTGCTCGGCGGCGTCACCTGGGTCTCGTCATCGGGCGTCATCTCGAAGGTGCTCGACGATCTCGGCCGCCTGGGCAACCGCGAGACACCGGTGGTGCTCAACCTGCTCGTCATCGAGGACCTGGCGATGGCCGTCTACCTGCCGGTCGTCGCCGCGCTGATCGTGGGCGGCACCGTCACCGAAACCCTCATCAGCGTGGGTGTGGCCCTCGCGGTCGTCGCGCTGATCCTCCTCGTTGCCCTCAAGTACGGCGAGCCGCTGAGTCGTCGATTGGGGGACGGGTCCAACGAAGCGGTGCTGCTCGCCATCTTCGGCCTCGTGCTGCTCGTGGCCGGCGCCGCCCAGCTGTTCGACGTGTCCGGTGCCATCGGTGCGTTCCTCGTGGGGCTCGCCATCTCGGGCCGAGCCGAGGAGCGGGCCCTCGAGTTGCTCGCCCCGTTGCGCGATCTCTTCGCGGCCACGTTTTTCGTGTTCTTCTCGTTCCAGATCGATCCGGCGGATCTCATGGACGTGGCCGGCTGGGCCGCGCTGCTCGCCGTGGTCAGCGCCCTCACCAAGACGGCGACCGGCTGGTACGCGGCGCGTCGTCGCGACGTCGGCCCCAAGGGTCGTCTGCGCGCCGGCACCGTGCTCATCGCCCGAGGCGAGTTCTCGATCGTGATCGCCGCGCTCGGCGTCGATCTCGCCGAGGGGCCCCAGCTCGGCGCTCTGGCCGCCGGCTACGTGCTGATCACCGCCGTCCTCGGCCCACTGGCCGCCCGCTTCTCGGACCAGATCCACGACCGGATCTCCCGAGAGAAGCCGTCGCCGGCCGGCGCGGCGTGA
- a CDS encoding TrkA C-terminal domain-containing protein, with protein sequence MTEVQETKLPGVGVRHEFRAADGRDLAVIVHHDGRRELIAYGTDDPDACTSLVSLSESDTHTLGEILGVSHVTEKVTEVLQDIEGIAIDWTQVAEKSSFAGRTIGEGQFRSTTGTSIVAVIRDHVPVPAPDADFVLAGGDVVVAVGPHAGLNHLHTLLAD encoded by the coding sequence ATGACCGAGGTTCAGGAAACGAAGCTTCCCGGCGTTGGCGTGCGCCACGAGTTCCGGGCGGCGGATGGCCGCGACCTCGCGGTGATCGTTCATCATGACGGGCGTCGTGAGCTGATCGCCTACGGGACCGACGATCCCGACGCATGCACTTCGCTCGTGAGCCTGTCAGAGTCCGACACCCACACGCTGGGCGAGATCCTCGGCGTGAGTCACGTCACCGAGAAGGTCACCGAGGTCCTCCAGGACATCGAGGGCATCGCCATCGACTGGACCCAGGTGGCGGAGAAGTCGTCCTTCGCGGGTCGCACGATCGGTGAGGGCCAGTTCCGCTCCACCACCGGCACTTCGATCGTCGCCGTCATTCGAGACCATGTGCCGGTGCCGGCCCCGGATGCCGACTTCGTCCTCGCGGGCGGCGATGTGGTCGTCGCGGTGGGTCCCCACGCCGGTCTGAATCACCTCCATACGCTCCTCGCGGACTGA
- a CDS encoding 6,7-dimethyl-8-ribityllumazine synthase — protein MATRDSGAFEIPLFVRSLAETGRSDAIVAAGFVVDGGVYRHEFVADAVISGLMRVQLDTAVPVFSCVLTPQQFHEHDDHIRFFTDHMRGKGREVARTALATLDARSALAG, from the coding sequence GGACAGCGGTGCCTTCGAGATCCCGCTGTTCGTCCGGTCGCTGGCCGAAACCGGCCGCTCCGACGCCATCGTCGCTGCCGGGTTCGTGGTCGACGGTGGCGTCTACCGTCACGAGTTCGTGGCCGACGCCGTGATCAGCGGACTCATGCGGGTGCAGCTCGACACCGCGGTGCCGGTGTTCTCCTGCGTGCTCACACCGCAGCAGTTCCACGAGCACGACGACCACATCCGCTTCTTCACGGACCACATGCGGGGCAAGGGTCGCGAGGTGGCACGCACCGCCTTGGCCACCCTCGATGCCCGGTCCGCGTTGGCCGGCTGA